A region from the Coffea eugenioides isolate CCC68of chromosome 9, Ceug_1.0, whole genome shotgun sequence genome encodes:
- the LOC113782516 gene encoding uncharacterized protein LOC113782516, with translation MRAPPFTDDINEERLPPNFKLPSISSYDGRGDPEDHIHAFISAFRIYCIPDPVICRAFPVFLQGTARKWFWGLEPRSISTLGELVERFLYRFVSSRPTTRTSTYLLNIQQNLGESLRSYVQRFHEKSVQIADPNEQVTIAAFTHGFVAWVFNTGIHKNYPRTLKDLWSKVEKGIQVEDLNYMKKEVQTARSGTDSRRKKETSRSEAGIDGGFQNPNRDRRNVFDRIAKGKSPIPESELTPLNTTRSRVLSVMEQNNFERAPPKMFGSRDKRNFNLYCLHHRNIGHETEDYNDLKREIEHLIKQGHLKQFIRRDGGHQRNDSRREDRDDQRRVSRSSCRPLEDPRDGSSSHRLGYGSNIVGVINTIAGDPTGGDSQNSRKRTYKQANPDQAESSSRLFEVIFSGSSDPVPAASSSHETL, from the coding sequence ATGAGGGCTCCACCTTTCACGGATGACATCAATGAGGAAAGGCTTCCCCCGAACTTCAAGCTTCCCTCCATATCTTCATATGACGGCCGAGGTGATCCTGAGGATCATATTCATGCTTTCATCTCGGCTTTCCGGATATATTGCATTCCCGACCCCGTCATCTGTCGGGCTTTTCCAGTATTCCTTCAAGGAACTGCTCGAAAATGGTTCTGGGGTTTAGAACCTAGGAGCATATCCACCCTGGGGGAATTAGTGGAGAGATTTCTCTACCGATTTGTATCCTCTAGGCCTACGACCAGGACCTCGACTTATCTGCTGAATATACAGCAGAATCTAGGAGAGTCACTTCGGTCCTATGTACAGAGGTTTCATGAGAAGAGCGTGCAGATAGCTGATCCCAATGAACAGGTTACAATAGCTGCCTTTACCCACGGGTTCGTTGCCTGGGTATTTAATACTGGGATACACAAGAATTACCCCCGCACACTCAAGGACCTCTGGTCGAAGGTCGAAAAAGGCATACAGGTCGAGGATCTCAACTACATGAAAAAAGAAGTCCAAACAGCTCGCTCGGGAACTGATTCCcgaaggaagaaagaaaccaGCCGAAGTGAAGCCGGTATTGACGGTGGCTTCCAAAACCCTAACCGGGATCGTCGAAATGTATTTGACAGGATAGCCAAGGGGAAGTCACCTATCCCTGAATCCGAGCTAACCCCTTTAAACACCACCCGATCTCGAGTACTCTCCGTAATGGAGCAGAACAACTTCGAACGTGCCCCTCCAAAGATGTTCGGGAGCAGAGACAAGAGAAACTTCAACCTCTACTGTCTGCATCACCGGAACATCGGACATGAAACGGAAGACTACAACGACCTTAAAAGAGAGATAGAGCACCTCATCAAACAGGGGCACTTGAAACAGTTCATCCGCCGAGATGGAGGTCATCAACGCAATGACTCTCGACGTGAGGACCGAGATGACCAAAGACGAGTATCGAGAAGCAGCTGTCGACCCCTTGAGGATCCTAGAGACGGGTCCTCGAGTCACAGACTAGGGTACGGGTCGAATATCGTCGGGGTCATCAACACCATTGCCGGAGATCCGACGGGAGGAGATAGTCAAAACTCCCGGAAGAGGACCTACAAGCAAGCCAACCCAGATCAGGCCGAGTCGAGCTCTCGCCTATTCGAAGTGATCTTTTCCGGTTCCAGTGATCCCGTCCCCGCTGCCTCTAGCAGCCATGAAACTCTGTGA
- the LOC113782517 gene encoding uncharacterized protein LOC113782517 — protein sequence MVTLMVTVRHHPCCRIVPINFVVVKADSPYNLLMGRPTLNALHAVYSTYHLIFKFPTPAGVTEVSSDVGVVRECYLATLQAASTSTSGTRPERMSSILSINCIDSQQTGKPKRLETGDEVEDIPLDLSRPDQTIHVGVHLPDSLKIQMARSVKQKRRHFGPERSQAVGEEVDKLLPEKIIREVQYPTWLSNPIMVKKDTGAWRMSVDFTDLNKACPKNCYPLPRGDALVDSAMGYEIFCFLDAFKGYH from the exons ATGGTCACACTGATGGTGACCGTAAGACATCATCCCTGCTGCCGTATCGTCCCCATCAATTTCGTCGTGGTCAAAGCTGACTCTCCTTATAATTTATTGATGGGCCGACCTACGCTTAACGCTTTACATGCAGTATACTCCACGTAtcatttaatcttcaaatttccAACTCCGGCAGGCGTGACCGAGGTGAGCAGTGACGTAGGTGTTGTGCGAGAATGTTACCTCGCCACCTTGCAAGCCGCCTCCACCTCAACCTCCGGAACGAGGCCAGAGAGAATGTCCAGTATCCTCTCAATCAATTGTATCGATTCTCAACAGACCGGGAAGCCGAAAAGGTTAGAGACCGGAGATGAGGTAGAGGATATCCCCTTGGATCTCTCCAGGCCCGATCAGACCATCCACGTCGGCGTCCATTTGCCTGACTCGCTTAAGATACAGATG GCACGCTCGGTCAAACAAAAGAGAAGGCACTTCGGCCCAGAGCGCAGCCAAGCAGTAGGCGAGGAGGTGGACAAACTCCTGCCTGAGAAGATTATCAGGGAAGTGCAGTACCCAACCTGGTTATCCAACCCAATCATGGTCAAGAAGGACACGGGGGCCTGGAGAATGTCCGTTGATTTTACCGACTTGAATAAGGCCTGTCCTAAGAACTGCTACCCATTGCCTAGAGGCGACGCCCTGGTGGATTCGGCCATGGGTTACGAAATCTTCTGTTTTCTCGATGCCTTTAAGGGGTATCACTAG